The following proteins come from a genomic window of Nicotiana tomentosiformis chromosome 12, ASM39032v3, whole genome shotgun sequence:
- the LOC104111317 gene encoding subtilisin-like protease SBT2.4, which produces MASRREVYFVFMNYDPEYERLKSNRTKKGTQELDLYLCKKHDELLENTLEPGSYNKTMSLVIVDGFAVEMTDHQANLLRSAKDVRVVEKNQELA; this is translated from the exons ATGGCAAGTAGAAGAGAAGTTTACTTTGTTTTCATGAACTATGATCCAGAATACGAGCGCCTTAAATCCAACAG AACGAAGAAGGGAACACAAGAGCTTGATCTGTACTTGTGCAAGAAACATGATGAGTTGTTAGAAAACACCCTTGAGCCAGGCAGCTACAACAAGACAATGTCATTAGTTATTGTTGATGGCTTTGCTGTAGAAATGACAGATCATCAG GCTAATCTGCTTCGATCTGCAAAAGACGTGAGGGTTGTCGAGAAAAATCAAGAGCTTGCATAA
- the LOC104096619 gene encoding senescence-specific cysteine protease SAG39-like isoform X1, translated as MALTFNWKLAFAALLVLGMHASRASSRGLYEASMVQKHAQWMARFGRAYKDDAEKAKRLKIFKENAEYIDSVNKAGIRPYKLGINDFADLTNEEFRATHNGYRMPSHQKSSETTSFKYENVTALAASMDWRKKGAVTGVKNQGQCGCCWAFSAVAATEGINKIKNGKLISLSEQELVDCDTSWDMGCQGGLMDYAFKYIIKNHGLTTESNYPYEGIDGTCKTGKKSKHAAKITGYKDVPANSESALQKAVAHQPVSVAIDASGPDFQFYSSGVFTGECGTELDHGVTAIGYGKTSDGTDYWLVKNSWGTSWGEKGYIRMQRNIDAEEGLCGIAMEASYPTA; from the exons ATGGCTTTGACATTCAATTGGAAGCTTGCTTTTGCAGCTCTACTAGTATTGGGAATGCACGCTTCTCGAGCCTCATCTCGCGGCTTGTATGAAGCCTCAATGGTCCAGAAACACGCGCAGTGGATGGCTCGTTTTGGGCGTGCTTACAAAGATGACGCAGAGAAGGCAAAAAGACTCAAAATATTCAAGGAAAATGCCGAGTACATTGATTCCGTCAACAAGGCAGGGATCCGGCCTTACAAACTGGGCATTAATGATTTTGCTGATTTGACAAATGAGGAATTCCGAGCCACTCACAACGGGTATAGAATGCCTTCTCACCAGAAATCGTCTGAAACCACATCATTCAAGTACGAAAATGTGACTGCGCTAGCAGCTAGCATGGATTGGAGAAAGAAGGGTGCTGTTACTGGAGTTAAGAATCAAGGGCAATGTG GATGTTGCTGGGCATTTTCTGCTGTTGCTGCCACAGAAGGAATCAACAAGATCAAGAATGGTAAGTTGATTTCCTTATCTGAGCAAGAACTTGTGGATTGCGACACGAGTTGGGATATGGGTTGTCAAGGTGGTCTCATGGATTATGCATTCAAGTATATCATCAAGAACCATGGGCTTACTACTGAATCCAATTACCCATACGAGGGAATCGATGGCACCTGCAAAACTGGAAAGAAATCCAAGCATGCTGCTAAGATTACTGGTTACAAAGATGTCCCAGCTAATAGCGAGTCTGCTCTACAGAAAGCTGTAGCTCACCAACCTGTATCTGTCGCAATTGATGCTAGTGGACCAGATTTTCAATTCTATTCTAGCGGTGTTTTCACCGGAGAATGTGGAACTGAGTTAGATCACGGTGTTACAGCAATTGGATATGGTAAAACTAGTGATGGTACGGATTATTGGTTAGTGAAGAACTCGTGGGGAACTAGTTGGGgcgagaaaggttacattagaaTGCAAAGAAACATTGATGCTGAGGAAGGACTTTGTGGAATTGCTATGGAAGCTTCTTATCCAACTGCTTAA
- the LOC104096619 gene encoding senescence-specific cysteine protease SAG39-like isoform X2: protein MHASRASSRGLYEASMVQKHAQWMARFGRAYKDDAEKAKRLKIFKENAEYIDSVNKAGIRPYKLGINDFADLTNEEFRATHNGYRMPSHQKSSETTSFKYENVTALAASMDWRKKGAVTGVKNQGQCGCCWAFSAVAATEGINKIKNGKLISLSEQELVDCDTSWDMGCQGGLMDYAFKYIIKNHGLTTESNYPYEGIDGTCKTGKKSKHAAKITGYKDVPANSESALQKAVAHQPVSVAIDASGPDFQFYSSGVFTGECGTELDHGVTAIGYGKTSDGTDYWLVKNSWGTSWGEKGYIRMQRNIDAEEGLCGIAMEASYPTA from the exons ATGCACGCTTCTCGAGCCTCATCTCGCGGCTTGTATGAAGCCTCAATGGTCCAGAAACACGCGCAGTGGATGGCTCGTTTTGGGCGTGCTTACAAAGATGACGCAGAGAAGGCAAAAAGACTCAAAATATTCAAGGAAAATGCCGAGTACATTGATTCCGTCAACAAGGCAGGGATCCGGCCTTACAAACTGGGCATTAATGATTTTGCTGATTTGACAAATGAGGAATTCCGAGCCACTCACAACGGGTATAGAATGCCTTCTCACCAGAAATCGTCTGAAACCACATCATTCAAGTACGAAAATGTGACTGCGCTAGCAGCTAGCATGGATTGGAGAAAGAAGGGTGCTGTTACTGGAGTTAAGAATCAAGGGCAATGTG GATGTTGCTGGGCATTTTCTGCTGTTGCTGCCACAGAAGGAATCAACAAGATCAAGAATGGTAAGTTGATTTCCTTATCTGAGCAAGAACTTGTGGATTGCGACACGAGTTGGGATATGGGTTGTCAAGGTGGTCTCATGGATTATGCATTCAAGTATATCATCAAGAACCATGGGCTTACTACTGAATCCAATTACCCATACGAGGGAATCGATGGCACCTGCAAAACTGGAAAGAAATCCAAGCATGCTGCTAAGATTACTGGTTACAAAGATGTCCCAGCTAATAGCGAGTCTGCTCTACAGAAAGCTGTAGCTCACCAACCTGTATCTGTCGCAATTGATGCTAGTGGACCAGATTTTCAATTCTATTCTAGCGGTGTTTTCACCGGAGAATGTGGAACTGAGTTAGATCACGGTGTTACAGCAATTGGATATGGTAAAACTAGTGATGGTACGGATTATTGGTTAGTGAAGAACTCGTGGGGAACTAGTTGGGgcgagaaaggttacattagaaTGCAAAGAAACATTGATGCTGAGGAAGGACTTTGTGGAATTGCTATGGAAGCTTCTTATCCAACTGCTTAA